CAGCTAGCCGAGCATATACATGCGCCTGTTACAGCTCCATTAAATCGTGTAGTGGTTTTACAAGGAGGCAGGCTCTTTACAGAAGATGGAATATGGAGAACATTTTTTCCTGATGGCACCTTCATCAAGGTGCCTGCCCCATAATACAGGTTACATTTTAAAATAATTTTAGCATGAAGCTTATTGGATTTATCAAACAACATGATGCCATTCTAGACGCTGTAGATTTTTTAGATTTTAAGAAAGCGTCTGAGCATAATCCTAAATTTATAGCTAGCTCTAAGCTACATTTATCTAGAATTTATTTTAGAAATTGCCCCATCGTTTTTGGCTGGATGAATTATTTTAAAGATTTAGATACTGGAGAGATAATTGAGCCACAATCTTACTATAGTGATGGAGAATGGATATGGCCTTCATATTTTATGTATTATTTGAATAAATTTAACAGCTGGGGTTTGTACCAAGATTTTTTCAATAGTATTGAAAATAAAAAATATCATGTTAACGTATCAAACGAAGCAGAAATTGAAGCAGAAATCGTACTACTCAATCTTTTTAAAAAGTAGTTATTATATAGTATTAGCTTTGGTTTATGTGACAACTTCTTGTCAGCATAAAACTGAGATTTGTTACATAAAATCTAACAATCTCATTCAAGGTTATAAAGGCGCTATTACTCAGCACGAGTTATTTAAAGCAAAAGCACAAGGCTGGCAGCAGCGTGTCGATTCGCTCAGCACTGAGCTGCAAGCCCTGAGCAAAGCGCCCGCGGCTACCCGCACCACCAAGGAGCAACAACTCCTGCGCTACCGCGATGCCATCCAGCAGCAGGCCCAGCAAGAAAACCAGCGGCTGACTAAAGCCGTGCTCGACGAGATAAATGCCTACCTCAAGCAGTACGGCAAGGACCACCACTACACTTTCATCCTCGGGGCCACCGAGAGCGGCAACATCGTGTATGCCGCTGAGGGCACCGATATCACGGAGGACGTCCTAAAGGGTCTCAATGCCCAGTACGACCGTCAGCACGTCCGTGCGGCCCGCTAATATGCTCCCTGTCTTACTTCGTCACGCACGTTCAA
The sequence above is drawn from the Hymenobacter baengnokdamensis genome and encodes:
- a CDS encoding OmpH family outer membrane protein, whose amino-acid sequence is MTTSCQHKTEICYIKSNNLIQGYKGAITQHELFKAKAQGWQQRVDSLSTELQALSKAPAATRTTKEQQLLRYRDAIQQQAQQENQRLTKAVLDEINAYLKQYGKDHHYTFILGATESGNIVYAAEGTDITEDVLKGLNAQYDRQHVRAAR